The DNA sequence AGGTACGCGCTTAGGTTCGGGACGCCTTTACAGGATTCGACATGATTCCTACTCGATCCGTGAGGCTACTTGGTACAAGCTTCCTCGTACACTTTTATTTCTAATGTGTTTTCCAAATAGATTGCATATCTTTTGATAGAACTCTAGCGCATCGATCCAAGGAAATGAAGTCTAGGCTGGTGAGAGTAAACTCACCAATTATGAGGGACAGTAGTACAGTCGGACCAACCACACTTGTGTTGTGTTCTTCTTTTTGAAGTCGAAGACTgattagaccaaaaaaaaaaaacagaactcGAAGACTGCATATATAGTAAACTTGATTAGATGAGGATTGTAGGGGTTTGAAGCCTATAACCATCATTCAGTTAAGTCTGTTCTAGAATCTGCTATTTCCTTGGCCGTGGTTAgcagacaacattgaacattttattTGTAGGTAGCACATTGAATCATGTATTTGCTCATGAATCTTATTAACGAGTCAATTGGAGATGCTGGTTAAACatataaaataggaaataaattaACTGTACGAAGCAATAGTTATGCAAACATAAGTCGATTGGCGTTGTATACgacaaaattgtgaaaaaaatcctaaacctattgcacttttgccgattcagtcttaaaccctttaagtttaccaattgaatcttaaaccttttcactttttgacaattgagtcctattggctggaaatcattgacatggatgcCGGCCACCCTATGTGGCACAGTTGGCgttgaaattgataatttttaataatatttaagtaagtattttttttccaattttgtattattttttttcctttctttcatttgttttcttctttagtGGTTGGGGAGGGTTGTCGGGCCCTCGCCACACACCGGCGAGGGCCACGACACAAGCGAGGCCAACATGGCCTTGGGCACGACCGCGATGGTCCgggtgagggccacgaccctTGCCGGTGGTCGGAGAGGGTGTTGTGGCCCTAGCCAGCCGTCGGCAAGGCATCATGGCCCTCGCCAACGGTGGAAGAGAGCTAGGCGACTCTCGCCCAACGGCAGACAAGGGCCCGGTGACTGTCGTTGGCCGctgagaagaaaacaaaggaaaaaaaattttaaaaaaaatatttaataaatattttaacataTTATTGAAATTGTTCACATCGTAGTTGGCCGTGCAATGTAGAATGACCGACGTCCAAGTCAGCGATTCGGCcaatatgactcaattagcaaaaaatgaaatgtttaggactaaattgtcaaacttaaaaaggtttatgattaaattggcaaaagtgcaatagatttaggagtttttttgACAAGTTTCCCAtgcataaaatgggagtagcagaaatgaggatgttaagatagatgtgtggtcatacaaaaatggataaaataagaaatgaagatattcgacgaaaagttggagAAGTACCGGTgatagaaaagatgagagaacatagattgagatggtttgtgcatattcttcgaagatctcTAGATACTCCAgtaagaacagaagtttgttatcgagagcatgacatgaagaaaagaagaggttgGCCGAAATTTACATGgggaaaaatagtaaaataagatttaatgaAATGGAAAATAGATTGGCAtacggtttgtcttaggacgGAGTGGAAGAAAGCTAGtagcattgtggaggggcaGAATTCCTATATTCCGGATTGttctttttagtcctttttccctatgcatatttatttatttatatttatatttttatataattatttctttttcctcaatcgatattgcttttattttatttatttttgggttcatcgaccatcgaccccaactagtttgggataaaggcgATATTGATGttgttgacaattttcccatgcATAACACCAATCAACTGACGTTTGTATAACTATTGCTTCATATAGttaatttatttgttattttatatgtttaacTAGTATCTCGAATTGACTCATTAATAAGATTCATGAGCAAATACATGATTAAATGTGTTACCTACAAATGCTGatgttcaatgttgtctgcATACCGCGactaagaaaataaattaaaatttcccgAATATGTACAAATTATATCGTCTTGTCGAACACTTcacattttgggaaaattgtcaaaaaaatcttaaacctattacacttttgtcaattcaatcctaaatatttttaggtttgtcaatttagttgtaaatcttttctctttttgccaattaagtctcaTTGGCTGAAATcactgacatggacaattttaataaaatattaatatatttcTCAAGTTTTTTAATgccttttctctgttttcttctcAGCAGCCGACAACGGTTGTCGGGCCTTCACCTGCTGCTAGGTGAGAGTCGCCTAGCCCTCTTTAGAGgctggcgagggccgcgacgccTCGTTGATCGTTGGCGAGGGTTGAAGCCCTCACCCGGACCATTGCGGTCGTGCCCAAGGCCGCAATGGCCTCGCTTGCGGTTAGCAAGGCGTCTCATCCCTCGCTAGTTGCCGATGAGGACCCGACAACCCTCGGCagctgaagaagaaaataaaggtaagaaaggaaaaaattaatacaaaattggaaaaaacatATCTAAGTATTATAAAGTAAATTCATCTCAACTTTCAACCTTGAACTCAAAACCCAATTTCCGTGATACAAGAGCTATTTTTAAATATACAGTGATATTTGGTTTCTAATATAACTTAAGATGGTcggcctttttttattttttttggttaaagtGATCACTGGGTAAATTTTCttatatggtttaagtgatgtTGTTACATCTTACTATGAGTTACAACATCGATAAGGTAAATCAGCCAACTACACCAACtctaataaaagagaaaaaacgtGATTATTAACTTTGCAATTTCGAATAATATAGTGCAACTTACTGCATACTTACTAATACTTCAGCGTGAGCTATAGAGTTACGGAAAAGAAgaagctttgatttttttgttgctttcatAGACTTTTGACGTGAACTAGAGAGCTATGGAGGAGAAAGAGCTTCAAACCTCTCATTGTTTTCGTGGAGCTTTAACGTGGACAACGAATTAAGGAAGAGTTGTGAAGCTCCAACATTAATCAGAAATAGGACGGAGAATGAGACGgagagaattagaaagatcggttccaagtttaaattttttcattgaagATTGGGGGTTCTTCTGTTTCATTTTTAtctacttattttttattatatttcctctcttttttatttgttatccCCTTCGATCATTTCCATTAAAGAATCTATTGAATAATAAATTATACTAATATACCTAAAATCtgtaatttatatatatacacacacatttacatatatagaaaatatatatcaaagaatagaaagaaattcaaaatattgaACTGGAATGTCactttttttatcatttgatgaaaaaaatcgAATGTAGCATATCTGGGATTCTATTTGAGTTGCCCACGTCACTTCTTATTTAAAcatgaaagattaaaaaatttaaaatattaaagttACGTTTGGTTGTCGGGATAAAAGTCGGGATATTATAGAAATTATCCGATTATGTGATTGGTTCGTGCCCaagattggataaaaaaaaaaggggcaaaatggtaatgtAAAAGATCCACCTAATAATCATGTGATTGCATCAATCTCTCACATTTTCCAACTAAGTATTCAAGTTTCCGAATCCTCTAATGATTTGaattcatttcaaaagaaaaagctcaaatttcttttcttcattaagacttcgtttgtttcgcgaaaaatgaatgatttaaaaaatatttttccaaaacaatTGCTTATATCACGCATAAAAATtgaccaatgaaaaatattatcacggttgacaaaaaaaattgggtataaattATCGTTGATCATATAAATATCTTTTATTGactgattatttcaagtgatacaagtatttattttcagaaaaatacttTCTAAATCATATATGAACTAGGGTGTCAATGATTCggtttttctaaaaatcctaATCAAATGAACTGTTAGGGTGAGCGACTATAACGAACCGAACCGAATATCCCGTTTAgcttttcgattttctttttttgatctttttatttttccttttttggttcatAGGACCGGGGTCACCGGCTAGTGGCTAAggtcggcaaccctcgccggccatgagTGAGAGTCCCGGCCCCTCGCCGAGGCCAACGAGAGTTGCCACCAGAGtccttttcacaaaaaaaaaaaagaaaaaggaaaaaaaataaagggttaatactacgaaaaaactccaaactagtacacatatgacaaattacttcgaactatttttttataacaaaaaatcataaaccggtacacctttgacaaatttaccttaaactagtacacttatgacaaatttaccttccggtaattttcgttaaattttatcgtcaaattgttgatttggatgacacgtggcaactTTCGGATGTACATGTTGGGGGtttttattctctattttcataggtatatcaatttgagatttttcttggtattaatgcaatttaacggaaactaacatgaggtaaatttgtcacatatgtaccagtttgatatttttgttggtcaaaataattagtttagggtaaatttgttacagatgtaccgattttggatttttggtgattgaaaaaatagtttatgataaatttgttacaaatatgccattttgagattttttgtggtaaaaaaatagtttgggataaattcatCACAcatgtactagtttagagtttttcgtgatattaattcaaaattgaaaaaagaacgGTTATTTTTTCCCAATGGCTTAGGGCCGGGTCGCAGTGGGTGAGGGTCCCGGCTCCTCGCCGAGGTCGACGAGGGCTGCCACGAGcctttttcacccaaaaaataaaaaaaaaaaaaaggaaaaaatttttaaaaaaagaatggttattttttcccaaattgctAATAATAAGaagaagggaaattttcaatttgccgaACCAAGCCTAAATAAccctacccaaaaaaaagaatggttattaTTCAATTACCCGAATCGAATTGAAGtgcatgaaatttttggtttgATTTGATTCGATTAGAGTTTCGGTTCTATTTTTCGATTTGGTTTTAACAGCCCTAAAATAAACGAAGCCTAAGGGCGtctatggtaacacttctgctccggaaattaacttctagccaaaatttggattttctacttttactccaAAAATAGATTTCTGATCAAATTCGTTACTATCTCACCTTGAAGCTCATGGAGGCCATTGTGCTTAATTCATTTTATTATCATCAAGGCACCTCgaataatttttagaacttcGCATTCTGAATAATACCGACACCCAGTTGAATCTAGGGCACTCAAAGAAATCAAATTCTTCTTCAACTCTAGAACATGTCTCACTCCAGTCAATATTCTCACAGTACCGCAATGCATTCTGACTCTAAtataaatttatacttttggaacaaaaatagaataaaatcttttgtgaaaaattattgatcatgacctaaaatgcatgttattcgagAAAGTAATACAAATTTCTGCTCCTTTCTATTTATTGAATTCATGTTGAATGTTATTTCACCCTACTTTGTTTTAGGTACATATGGTTTGATTCCACTTTTTAGACTTGTCTACCATCAAGCTTACAAACAATTGGGTCAATTACTCCGTTCACTTTGCCATGATTGTGTCTTTGTGGGATaccatataatcaaatcatgaaacatttatttcttataatttgataaaaaaaaatattgctaaAAGACTTTCATGGAATGAAAATTTAGTAagaaattattataattttttaataattttttttagaaaatatttttatatctttATATTTATCGAGTGGAGGAGATCGACGGCGGCGAACAGTGGTCACCGGTAGCGGCGGCCGACGATCACCGACGACAGATtgtctctttttaattttaacttttgaagtaatttttttttaacttcttcaagtggctccaaaattacttttagagcaaaaaaatCTATAGaagtaacaaaataaaattatgtaACTAAACGAATTCTTTTAGAAATTgcattatgaaaaaaaaatttgctcaaATTTTATTCCCGTGAGTGGCGTCATGCTTTTTCTTCCTACCCACTTTCTAATTTTAATTCAAGGAACAAAGAACGAGGAGAGAGAATATCCCATCATTCCCATTGAATCTAGGGTTATTTTCAGTAAATTATAAAAGCCAATCAATTTTAGACCCAccccttcccctctctctctctctctctctctctcttctctgctgTTTCGCCGCCTCCATTGAAGGTTCAACCTCGTCGCTTCTCTTCACTCCCACTCGCCATCCGCTCTCCTCATCTCCAATCTCGATCGAAAGCCATGGCGGTCACCTTCTCAGATCTCCACACGGagtcgggcctcaagtctctcGACGACTTCCTCTCCTGCAAAACCTACATCTCCGGGTAAGTCTTCATCTCTGGATCAGTTGCCCGGTTCGGTATCCGCCGCCCCGCTTGTCGGGATGCTCATCGGCGTTTCGATGGCAGAGATCAGCTCACGAGGGACGACGTGAAGGTGTACGCCGCGGTTGTCGAGAAGCCTGGGGATTCGTTCCCAAATGCGTGCAAGTGGTACGAGTGTGTGTCCTCACATCTCGCTGCCAGGTTCGTTTCTCTCGTTCCGTTTGCTTTATCCATGACTTGTCGCTCAAGTGCTCCTCGAGGACGTTGCTCGAATTTGCTTGGTTTTGGACTTTCTTTTTCGCTAGGATGGGATCGCTGCTAATAGTTTGTGTGGTGATTGATTCGATGGTTGTAAGTTTCATCAGGTCGATGCTGGTTCTTGGTATTGTGTTTCATGATTTAGCACCTAGTATCAGCAACATGTTCATGTGAACCGGGATCATCTGTTACAATAATTTCACATATAACGAAAAGGGCCATAAAAGGCGAGGATCTTCTGTCTTTATGAATGCCTATTATTTCTATAGACTGGCATCAAAGCATATTCAGGGGTCCTTATCATCAATTTAAGTTCAACAATATCGTCCGCCTGATTTCCTTGGTATGGTTTGGGGAGAAGAATGCATGCCCACATCGTGTACACGTTGAATTTGTCGAAGTAGGGAAATTTTCAGCATGTTTTCATCTCTTCTTGTTATGCATTTTATTTTGATGTTGGAGTTGAACGCTTCCTATTGTCTCctactttttttcaattgtttagcTTCCCTGGCAAAGCTGCTGGTGTTAGAATAGGTGCCAAAGGTGCTCCAGTTGAAGAAGCTAAGGAGGTATGTTATATGTACTGATAATATGGCTTCTTCTTTAAGATTTCAATAAAAAGTTGAATAGAATAAAATGAGGTAAAAGGATTTATCCACCCCATTCAGTGGGATAGGCTCAGTTTGTTGTTGTTTTAATAACATTTTGGCATCGTAAGCTTTCTGAGGTGATGTTAGTGATGTTCTTGTTCTAGATATATGCTTGTCTCCTCGATAATTTCAATTCTACTTTCATTGAGGGATGCTTTGCTATTATCTGGAGAGCCTGCTCCGTCTGTAAAACCTTTCTAACAGTTGTGGTGGTCCTGTTGGTAGAGGCCCCACTTCTTCTAGCtattggaattttttattatcttcttACACTTTATGTTACCCAAAATGGAATTGTCCATTCCAATCTTCAGTGAGCACTGATGGGCTTTTATCTATAGTGGCGGGTAAAACTCAGAAAGGTTGTTTCATTTGATCAGGTGAATTCTTTTTATGCACACTGCTACACATGTTACAGAGTAGGCATCTTGCTTTGATCTGGGTTTGAACAACTTAATAGTGACTAGCTTAGTGATTAGACCCTATTATCTCCCTTGTGGAGAAAGTTGTCCTTATCTTGTCCTTGTGAAATTACATGTATAAGTAAACACACGGTCTTAAAGTTCAAAGCAAGGaccttttttttaagttgaCCTTTAGATCACTAAGCAACTCAATGCATCTCTTTAAGATTCGCTCTAACTTGGTAGAGTTTTTACTTTTGGTGATGTTTCTTTTCTAAATGGTCAAGATTTGATGGTTCCTTTTCATTTTACTAGGCTGCTCCTGCTGGGGATGACGATGACTTGGATCTCTTTGGTGAAGAGACAGAGGAAGACCAAAAGGCTGCAGAAGAGAGGGAGGCAGCCAAAAAGGCATctgcaaagaagaaagaaagtaagCTTGCAATCGTTCTCCTAATTCACTTTCTTGCAGTCACTTCTCCTGGGTTGAACAGTCCTAACTATAGCAGCTGTTATACCTTGACTCACGAGGGCTGATGCATCATGGTTCATTTATGTTTCAACCTGATATGATCGGCGAGTGAGCTTTGCTCTGTGATAAAGAAAACAGAAGATAGATAGATATATACATCTTGCTTGCTCGCTTAAACATGTTCACCTAATTCTTAGAAACTTATCTACTCGTGTTCATTAGGCTGCTTGCTTTGCCTGaaacttgtttctttctttggaaTGAAATTCTCATCGGTGGTTTCAATATCTTGGCTTGTGTGTATACTTGGCTCCTGTTATAGGTGGAAAGTCATCTGTCCTCTTGGATGTGAAACCTTGGGACGATGAGACGGACATGAAGAAGCTGCAAGAGGCTGTAAGGAGCGTGGAAATGCCGGGGCTCCTTTGGGGAGCTTGTAAGTTTTGACTGTCTCATTATTTCAACCAGGGTGACCACAATGCTTTGTCAATAAATGTCGTGTTCATCCCCTTATGAGGATTTcgtttgctttctttcttgcaGCGAAACTGGTTCCAGTGGGTTATGGGATTAAGAAGTTGCAGATCATGATGACCATTGTGGATGACCTTGTCTCAGTGGACACCCTCATCGAGGAGCATCTTCAAGTTGAGCCCATCAATGAATACGTTCAGAGTTGTGACATCGTCGCCTTCAACAAAATCTAAGAATGGTGCTTCAGAAGTGCAGTGCAGGAATGGCCTTTTTGTCGCGATAATGTAGTTTTCTTACTAGCGTTCCATTGCTGTTCTTTATGCTTTCTTCCGGATATCTACTTTCAGCAAGGTGAAAGATGATAGGCTTGCCCTTGAATTGGATGTTCTACACTTGTGTGCTGACTCCTGTTTGGACGTGTTGTCGTGGTATAATCTTAATTCTTCCCACCTATTCGATTTCTTCGAGGGAGAGCTTTTACTGTGGTTTTAGATCGACTTGCTCTTTGGATTTCGTCGATCAATGTGAAGCTGGCTCTGATGGATGAGTCACGCACATCCGATCCTATCCAGACTCAACTTATATTTGACCCAACCTGAGCTTCAATTTTTAGCAACTTTTCTCCTCCATCTGAAGAATGGGCGACTTTCTGGCTCGCCAAGTTGGTGAGGAAGCTCCAGTGCTTGGGTCGGGTAATGGGTTAGGATTCACTTGGCACAAGAGCAACGTGAGTGATCGACATGCCGACACTCACCTGCTTGGACAGATTTGGGCGTTTGGGTTAGGGAATCGAGTGTCGAGGTGATGGATTTTGTCCCGGTGACGAGCAATGCCCCTTCACTCTTGTGAACCTGTTCGCTTCCTCCTTAGCTTCAACCGGCCGATTAGTTCCCGAGTAGAGCCAAATCTGGTGCTCACCGTTTTCACCTCTTTCTCATGTACGTTTTGCCCAAAACTCGCAACCGTTAAGTGAGATGTGCACTCCCCTAAAGCCCATGTAGTCTATATATTTCATTCTGATGATTCCAGTCCAGAAGGATAAGCGGGCTCCACAATATTCGTGCCGATCTTTCCAATATGTATATCTGGGCTTCAAATGAATATCCGAATCGCACTTTTCCGAGACTTTTGGCAACGTGTGTATGCCTAATCTTTTTCCGAcggtcactttttttttttttttatatattctcaTGACTTTTTGAGCGAAATCTCCTAATAAAACACGAAATTATCAGAAAATACGATAAATCAAAAGCAAATCGGGTGCCACATGAACATACTACTGCTCAGTTGGTTTTGGGTGGGAATATTGCCACCTCTAATTTTGCACATCAAGTAGGGCAGCAGTTTGACGTATTGAAGATTACTGATGAGCACGTCCGTGTAATTTTTGGGTACTTGGTGCACTTAggtaggctccgtttatttcacgaaaaaataagtaatttaaaaatatttcttctAAACAATCACTTatgatataaattgttgttgataatgaaaatattttcattgactaattattttaagcgatataaacaattatttcaaggtaaatattatccaaatcattcattcgCAAATTCTTGGAGAGAAAATTGGCCCTAAACCATTTTTTCGAGTACTTTTATAACGGGataattatcataaaagtcTTTAATCAAttagccaattgagtcctaaaccttttgaagataTGTTAGTATAGTCCTTTGGCCAATTTTTTGCCAACAATCGTTTACATAGACACcgaccatcttacgtggcacgattggcactaaaattgacaatttttagAATGAACGGATGTATTACTTCAACATTATCATTCGATCAATAAAGTCCATCGAGAAATAATGTTCATTTGGTCATGTCTTTTAAATGTTTGTAATAACCAATACACTtgaggtgtgtttgtttgagtgaaagaaattttgcaaattaattttcaagACTTTCACTGATTTGATTTGCTAAAAATGATTAGTTGATGGAAAAgaattacatgaaaaaaaatatgcatgTTTAAAGTTAGTAAAATGGATATCCAAACCTAAAAAGGAGAAAGCATTTTTCTGAGAAGCGATTCTCCGtgggaaattacaaaaaatctataaacttattatacagatgccaattcaatcataaatctcttAATTTGACTGATTtagccttaaatttttttatagtttatcAATATAGTACTTTCAGCTCATTTCAACCGCAAATAGTTGACATGGAAGTCGGTTGTCCTACCTAGCATGGATGGCGATGACATCAtaattttgccatttttttttaaatatttcaattctttctaattttttattttcattgtgGCTGGTGAGGGCTGCCAACCACTAGTGAGGGCTCGCCTACCCAAATGCCGCGACCCTCACCAATCACAACcaataaaagaacaagaaaaagaaaatacaaaataatgaaaaattcagaacatgttttagaaaattgcaaaaattatccatatcacTATCGataatgccacgtaagatgaccGACCTTTACGTTAGTGATTtcaggccaattttgatcgaaaggactatattgaaaattgtcaaaagtttcGCGAATCAATTAGTCAACTTGGAAGATCTATGACTGAAATGATATTCGTGCAATAGATTTGGGGcaattttaaagttttttttcctactttagtACTTACACCTTCTTATTTAAGGCAAcctctttattaatttttcctttgggTGGGGTGCGGGGGGGCGACCAAATGAAACTTCTCAGATATATTCCAAAGTCTGGAGACACAACCCCATGAACCAAGGGATTGGAGGTGATAACACCCAATCGAAAAGAACACAACCCCCTTTTTGACTAATTTGGCAATCCAAATCAGCACGTCCTTCGACTTTGCAATAGATACATTATGAATCGATGGTTCTCGAATGCTATCTAATCAAGATGTGTCTATCAAATTTTGGTGTCCACCCTTAATCTAAAATTAAGTGCAGCTTAGTTTAATGTTGGGGTATATAATTGGTGACTTTTGCAATTCGATTACTACAAACCAATAATTTCAAAGACCATTTGTGGAGGAGCAAATATTAGATGGAGGAAATGGTTTGCTTCCGTACTTTGCTTGGAGTATGAAAAAGAAGAATGCCCAAATATCCGATGTTATCAATGTATACGGTCAACCACATACTCTAATCTATGAACTAGCTATCAGATTATTGgagtgtgattcatactccctTGCGATAAAAAAGCACGTGGGTCCCGCTCCAGCAAGTGGTTTCAAGGGGGTAGCATCCCCGGATACCGGAAGGCTT is a window from the Rhodamnia argentea isolate NSW1041297 chromosome 8, ASM2092103v1, whole genome shotgun sequence genome containing:
- the LOC115735517 gene encoding elongation factor 1-beta 1-like; translation: MAVTFSDLHTESGLKSLDDFLSCKTYISGDQLTRDDVKVYAAVVEKPGDSFPNACKWYECVSSHLAASFPGKAAGVRIGAKGAPVEEAKEAAPAGDDDDLDLFGEETEEDQKAAEEREAAKKASAKKKESGKSSVLLDVKPWDDETDMKKLQEAVRSVEMPGLLWGASKLVPVGYGIKKLQIMMTIVDDLVSVDTLIEEHLQVEPINEYVQSCDIVAFNKI